One part of the Treponema peruense genome encodes these proteins:
- a CDS encoding sodium ion-translocating decarboxylase subunit beta, producing MPSTKTEKNKKIAFVMLAIMAAASVLSFGTKVFAQDATPVVQEASGLDKVIKGTEDWNGKYDISVSKFIRNIGKSTGIYKMIHQQTAAEIAEEREAEEAKQAGLKKDPFAGKKAPGWQYVIMITIGFLIVYLGAAKGFEPLLLIPIGFGTILVNIPGAGMGNPPDGMLNIIYSAGVGNEFFPMLIFMGIGAMTDFGPLIANPKMALLGGAAQLGVFFTLFGVALMNIIPGIDYNMLQASAISIIGGADGPTSIYVSGKLAPEMMAVIAVAAYSYMALVPMIQPPIMKLLTTKHERTIRMDQLRPVSKAERTLFPMLLLVLTILLLPPAAPLIGMLAFGNFVKQCGVVDRLSKTMENELMNIVSILLSLGVGSQMTPEKIINPNSIGIIILGLVAFAVATAGGIMMAKLMNLFLPKGKKINPLIGSAGVSAVPMAARVSNKVGLEYDPSNFLLMNAMGPNVSGVIGTAIAAGIFIATYGA from the coding sequence ATGCCCAGTACAAAGACAGAAAAAAATAAAAAGATAGCCTTTGTGATGCTTGCCATTATGGCAGCCGCTTCGGTTTTGTCTTTTGGCACGAAAGTTTTTGCCCAGGACGCAACTCCTGTCGTGCAGGAAGCTTCAGGCCTTGACAAGGTCATTAAAGGAACAGAGGACTGGAACGGAAAGTACGATATTTCTGTTTCAAAGTTCATCAGAAACATAGGAAAGTCAACAGGCATCTACAAGATGATTCATCAGCAGACAGCCGCCGAGATTGCAGAAGAGCGTGAAGCCGAAGAAGCAAAACAGGCCGGGCTCAAAAAAGATCCGTTTGCAGGAAAAAAGGCTCCGGGTTGGCAGTATGTTATCATGATTACAATCGGTTTCCTTATCGTTTATCTGGGAGCAGCAAAGGGATTTGAACCTCTTCTCCTTATTCCAATCGGATTCGGAACAATTCTTGTAAATATTCCGGGTGCAGGAATGGGGAATCCTCCCGACGGTATGCTGAATATAATTTACAGCGCAGGTGTAGGAAACGAATTCTTCCCGATGCTTATTTTCATGGGAATCGGGGCAATGACTGACTTTGGACCTCTTATTGCAAACCCCAAGATGGCTCTTCTTGGAGGAGCGGCACAGCTTGGCGTTTTCTTTACCCTGTTTGGTGTTGCACTCATGAACATTATTCCGGGAATTGACTACAATATGCTCCAGGCTTCTGCTATTTCAATTATAGGTGGTGCAGACGGTCCTACATCAATTTACGTTTCTGGAAAACTTGCTCCAGAAATGATGGCTGTAATTGCGGTTGCTGCATATTCCTACATGGCTCTTGTTCCGATGATTCAGCCGCCGATTATGAAGCTTCTTACCACAAAGCACGAGCGCACAATCCGCATGGACCAGCTTCGTCCTGTAAGCAAGGCAGAACGCACTCTGTTCCCGATGTTGCTTCTTGTTCTTACAATTCTTCTTCTTCCTCCGGCAGCTCCTCTTATAGGAATGCTTGCGTTCGGAAACTTTGTAAAACAGTGCGGCGTGGTTGATCGCCTTTCAAAAACAATGGAAAACGAGCTTATGAATATTGTCTCTATTCTTCTTTCTCTTGGTGTAGGAAGCCAGATGACACCTGAAAAAATCATAAACCCGAATTCTATTGGAATTATCATTCTTGGACTTGTGGCATTTGCCGTTGCAACAGCCGGTGGAATAATGATGGCAAAACTGATGAATCTTTTCCTTCCAAAGGGAAAGAAAATCAATCCGCTTATTGGTTCTGCAGGTGTTTCTGCTGTTCCTATGGCTGCCCGCGTAAGCAACAAGGTAGGTCTGGAGTATGACCCATCCAACTTCCTTCTGATGAACGCTATGGGACCGAATGTTTCTGGCGTTATTGGAACTGCTATTGCTGCAGGTATATTTATTGCAACATACGGAGCCTAA
- a CDS encoding exonuclease SbcCD subunit D → MRFLHTADWHLGKSFFEKSLVEDQAFFLEQLKTELKNNYDALIVSGDIYDRSVPPSDAVTLLGSFLSQIHGSFPELHIFLLAGNHDSAERLSFAKEILGESNIHLCTDCRAFTEPVIIGDTAVYQLPFLTAGCICKTNSDEILRSQQDLLSAAVTEIESFHKKKYPSLNSVLSAHLFAAGGLRSDSERIPVGTADQVDAALLDFFDYTALGHLHSFQKAGKSAWYSGSPLSYSFDEAGSAKFMLDVKLEKHCASINKIPVKPLHRCSVIKGTFAELKNASSFSEYEDDYVQAVCTDLSVVANPMAVLRKRYENILSFGYERKNSNNTRSDSIQKRRELLDASSSVESYSKVFEAFLDDLYGPGCICSDNSFSKEVEEFKKACDELNKSGE, encoded by the coding sequence ATGCGTTTTCTGCACACGGCTGACTGGCATTTGGGAAAATCTTTTTTTGAAAAATCCCTTGTTGAAGACCAGGCTTTTTTCCTGGAACAGCTCAAGACTGAACTAAAAAACAATTATGATGCGCTTATTGTAAGCGGCGACATTTACGACCGGTCAGTTCCGCCTTCTGACGCAGTTACCCTTTTGGGAAGTTTTTTGTCACAAATTCACGGCAGTTTTCCGGAACTTCACATTTTTCTTCTTGCAGGAAATCATGACAGTGCAGAGCGGCTTTCTTTTGCAAAGGAAATTCTTGGTGAAAGCAACATTCATCTTTGCACCGACTGCCGCGCGTTTACAGAACCTGTAATAATCGGTGATACGGCCGTTTACCAGCTTCCGTTTCTTACGGCAGGCTGTATCTGTAAAACAAATTCCGACGAAATTTTACGCAGCCAGCAGGATCTTCTTTCTGCAGCTGTAACAGAAATAGAATCTTTTCATAAAAAGAAATATCCTTCCCTGAACTCTGTACTGAGTGCACATCTGTTTGCAGCCGGCGGTTTAAGAAGTGACAGCGAACGCATTCCTGTCGGAACAGCAGATCAGGTAGACGCGGCTCTTTTGGACTTTTTTGACTATACGGCGCTTGGTCACCTGCACAGTTTTCAAAAAGCAGGAAAATCTGCCTGGTATTCCGGCTCTCCGCTTTCGTATTCTTTTGATGAAGCAGGTTCAGCAAAATTTATGCTTGATGTTAAACTTGAAAAACACTGCGCGTCCATCAATAAAATTCCGGTTAAGCCTCTCCACCGCTGTTCCGTAATAAAAGGAACTTTTGCTGAACTTAAAAACGCCTCATCTTTTTCTGAATACGAAGATGATTATGTTCAGGCTGTATGTACCGATTTGAGTGTCGTTGCAAATCCGATGGCTGTATTAAGAAAACGTTACGAAAATATTCTGTCTTTTGGATATGAAAGAAAAAATTCAAATAATACAAGGTCTGACTCTATTCAAAAGCGCAGGGAACTTCTTGACGCATCTTCTTCTGTAGAATCCTATTCAAAAGTGTTTGAAGCATTTCTTGATGATTTATACGGGCCGGGTTGCATTTGCAGTGACAACAGTTTTTCAAAAGAAGTTGAAGAATTCAAAAAAGCGTGTGATGAACTGAATAAATCAGGAGAATAA